A single genomic interval of Spirosoma linguale DSM 74 harbors:
- a CDS encoding Alpha-N-arabinofuranosidase (PFAM: glycoside hydrolase family 43~KEGG: cja:CJA_0819 alpha-L-arabinfuranosidase, putative, abf43M), producing the protein MNTGHRLLLLLLFIISGPTLLAQRTFTNPVKSSGPDPWVLQKDGWYYYMNTTGRNLTLWKTKNVADLATAESKVIYTPPAGLPYSRDLWAPEIHFFNNNWYIYFSADSVNNLSHRVWVIENTSPDPMQGEWTLKGKIGDKADHWEIDMSVIEYRGKLYAAWSGWEGATNGRQDIYLARLKNPWTIDGKRVKISQPDQPWEMHGDVPQEWQKNGEVPKIYVNEGPEFLLNKDKLFIVYSANACWLDYCMGLLTFTGKGDLLNPKNWIKSAGPVFEQSPENDVWGPGHGGFFRSPDGTQDWMIYHANPSATDGCGNKRAPHIQPFTWNADGSPNFGKPVRKKPMPVPAE; encoded by the coding sequence ATGAACACTGGTCACCGTCTGCTTCTTCTTTTACTATTTATTATTTCAGGTCCTACCCTGCTGGCACAGCGTACCTTCACTAACCCCGTAAAATCGTCAGGCCCCGACCCCTGGGTGTTGCAGAAAGATGGCTGGTATTATTACATGAATACCACCGGCCGGAACCTCACCCTCTGGAAAACCAAAAACGTAGCCGACCTCGCTACGGCAGAGAGCAAAGTCATCTACACGCCCCCCGCCGGACTACCCTACTCGCGGGATTTATGGGCCCCGGAGATTCACTTCTTCAACAACAACTGGTATATATATTTCTCGGCCGATTCGGTCAATAATCTGTCGCACCGTGTCTGGGTCATCGAAAACACCTCGCCTGACCCTATGCAGGGCGAATGGACCCTAAAAGGTAAGATAGGCGATAAAGCCGACCACTGGGAAATCGACATGTCGGTGATAGAATACAGGGGGAAACTGTATGCTGCCTGGTCGGGTTGGGAAGGCGCAACCAACGGACGGCAGGATATTTACCTGGCCAGGTTGAAAAACCCCTGGACCATTGATGGGAAACGTGTCAAAATTTCGCAGCCCGATCAGCCCTGGGAGATGCACGGCGATGTGCCGCAGGAATGGCAGAAGAATGGTGAAGTTCCCAAAATATACGTAAACGAAGGACCCGAATTTCTGCTGAATAAAGATAAGTTATTCATCGTTTACTCGGCCAACGCCTGCTGGCTCGACTACTGCATGGGGCTCTTGACATTTACGGGCAAAGGTGATTTGCTCAACCCCAAAAACTGGATAAAGAGCGCCGGACCCGTCTTTGAGCAATCGCCCGAGAACGACGTCTGGGGACCCGGCCACGGCGGTTTTTTTCGCTCACCCGATGGCACTCAGGACTGGATGATCTACCACGCCAACCCATCGGCCACCGACGGCTGCGGCAACAAACGCGCTCCCCACATTCAGCCATTTACCTGGAATGCTGATGGCTCGCCCAACTTTGGCAAGCCGGTCCGCAAAAAGCCCATGCCCGTTCCGGCAGAATAA
- a CDS encoding conserved hypothetical protein (KEGG: hypothetical protein), whose translation MKRLSFLVLLFISTLSLAQQTGGPARWSAAKANAWYAREPFLVGANYAPANAINELEMFQAETFDPATIDKELAMAESIGMNTMRVFLHDLLWQDPAGFTKRLDQFLTICAKHKIRPMLVLFDSCWDPNPKLGKQREPTPGIHNSGWVQSPGADALTDVSQYPRLEAYVKGVVGAFKKDKRILAWDVWNEPDNTNDNSYGQNHTLKTEVPKPRKIAIVTSLLPHVFEWARAAGATQPLTSGIWVYRTPEEWQNPAKWTPMEKVQMENSDIITFHQYSNPETLEKTIPAMLSFGRPVICTEYMARGVASKFQTHLPIAKKAKVGMINWGFVAGKTQTFIPWDSWQKPYVNGREPAVWFHEVFKQDGTPYDPEEITAIKANTGK comes from the coding sequence ATGAAGCGTTTATCGTTTTTAGTGCTCCTGTTTATTTCTACCCTTTCGCTGGCGCAACAGACGGGCGGCCCGGCACGCTGGTCGGCGGCCAAAGCGAATGCCTGGTACGCCAGGGAACCCTTTCTGGTGGGTGCCAACTACGCACCAGCCAATGCCATCAATGAACTGGAGATGTTTCAGGCCGAAACCTTCGATCCGGCCACTATTGACAAAGAATTGGCCATGGCCGAAAGCATTGGTATGAATACCATGCGGGTTTTCCTGCATGACCTGCTTTGGCAGGACCCCGCCGGGTTCACCAAACGGCTCGATCAGTTTCTGACCATTTGCGCCAAACATAAGATCAGGCCAATGCTTGTCTTGTTTGACTCGTGCTGGGACCCAAACCCCAAACTTGGCAAGCAGCGTGAACCAACACCTGGTATTCACAATTCGGGATGGGTACAAAGCCCTGGAGCCGACGCCCTAACGGATGTATCGCAATATCCACGCCTGGAAGCGTATGTAAAAGGAGTAGTTGGTGCCTTTAAGAAGGACAAGCGAATACTGGCCTGGGACGTCTGGAATGAGCCCGACAACACCAACGACAACAGCTATGGCCAGAACCACACCCTGAAAACAGAGGTGCCCAAGCCTCGAAAGATAGCCATCGTAACGAGCCTGCTGCCACACGTTTTCGAATGGGCCAGGGCAGCAGGTGCCACACAACCCTTAACATCGGGCATCTGGGTGTACCGCACACCGGAAGAATGGCAAAACCCGGCCAAATGGACACCCATGGAGAAAGTGCAGATGGAAAACTCAGACATTATTACCTTTCACCAGTACTCCAACCCTGAAACGTTGGAAAAGACGATTCCTGCCATGCTTTCATTTGGCCGTCCGGTCATCTGCACCGAATACATGGCACGTGGCGTAGCCAGCAAATTTCAAACACACCTGCCCATAGCGAAAAAAGCTAAAGTTGGTATGATCAACTGGGGTTTTGTAGCCGGAAAAACACAAACATTCATACCGTGGGATAGCTGGCAGAAGCCCTACGTGAACGGCCGCGAACCGGCAGTCTGGTTCCACGAAGTATTTAAGCAGGATGGAACACCGTATGATCCAGAAGAAATCACCGCGATAAAGGCAAATACGGGCAAATAA